A single genomic interval of Verrucomicrobiota bacterium harbors:
- a CDS encoding sugar phosphate isomerase/epimerase translates to MKLGTVTYNIAKDWDVPTIIKYCTETKFQGVELRTSHAHGVEVTLNTHQREEVKQRFRDSQVELMGLGSAFDFHTPDQAKLRAEIAATKQYIILAHDVGAPGVKVRPNGLPKEVPPEKTLEQIGKSLHELGDFGDNHGVQMRLEVHGQATSLVPNIKTIMDVANHKSVGVCWNSNQSDLEGEGFDHNFNLVKDKIFTVHMRDLYLDEYPFRKLLTRLNENGFTGYCLAEIPESKDPLRVMRYFRSLWLAYQNLL, encoded by the coding sequence ATGAAGCTCGGCACCGTCACCTACAACATCGCCAAGGACTGGGATGTCCCGACGATCATCAAGTACTGCACCGAAACGAAATTCCAGGGCGTCGAGCTGCGCACCTCCCATGCGCATGGTGTGGAGGTGACGTTGAACACACACCAGCGTGAGGAAGTGAAACAGCGTTTCCGCGATTCGCAGGTTGAATTGATGGGCCTCGGCAGCGCGTTTGATTTTCATACTCCCGACCAGGCCAAGCTGCGCGCGGAGATTGCGGCCACCAAGCAATACATCATCCTTGCTCACGATGTCGGCGCTCCCGGCGTCAAGGTTCGCCCCAACGGTTTGCCCAAAGAAGTGCCGCCGGAGAAGACGCTGGAGCAGATCGGCAAGTCGCTGCATGAACTCGGCGACTTCGGCGACAATCACGGCGTGCAAATGCGCCTGGAAGTTCACGGCCAGGCCACGTCGCTCGTGCCCAATATCAAGACCATCATGGACGTGGCCAACCACAAAAGCGTCGGTGTTTGCTGGAACTCCAATCAGAGCGACCTCGAAGGCGAAGGTTTCGACCATAACTTCAATCTCGTGAAGGACAAGATTTTCACCGTCCACATGCGCGATCTTTATCTCGACGAGTATCCGTTCCGTAAACTGCTGACGCGCCTGAACGAAAACGGCTTCACTGGTTATTGCCTGGCCGAAATTCCGGAGAGCAAAGATCCGCTGCGGGTGATGAGATATTTCCGTTCGCTCTGGCTCGCGTATCAGAATTTGCTCTGA
- a CDS encoding MoxR family ATPase — protein MNNELNEQVQAAAGWIKTLRAEIGCVIVGQEQLVERLLVGLLANGHVLLEGVPGLAKTLCVRTLAAAVQASFHRIQFTPDLLPADIVGTLIYNPQDGKYHATKGPVFANFVLADEINRAPAKVQSALLEAMQERQVTLGGDTMPLPSPFLVLATENPIDQEGTYPLPEAQVDRFMFNVVLDYPSFDEERRILDRMAFTAPETQIKPVVTAAEILQTRKVVDQIHVDEKVRDYIVHLVFATRRPEQYKLDVKHFIQFGASPRATIYLTLAAKAWALLQGRAYVTPEDVKSIGPDVLRHRIILTYEAEAQAVTSDAIINKVFNTVPVP, from the coding sequence ATGAACAACGAGTTGAACGAACAAGTGCAGGCTGCGGCGGGCTGGATCAAAACTTTGCGCGCCGAAATTGGCTGCGTCATCGTCGGACAGGAACAATTGGTGGAGCGACTGCTCGTCGGCCTGCTCGCCAATGGGCACGTGCTGCTCGAAGGCGTACCCGGTCTCGCGAAAACCCTTTGCGTCCGCACGTTGGCCGCGGCAGTTCAGGCCTCGTTTCATCGCATCCAGTTCACGCCCGATCTGCTGCCCGCCGACATCGTCGGCACGCTGATCTACAATCCGCAGGACGGAAAATATCACGCGACGAAAGGTCCGGTCTTCGCCAACTTCGTCCTCGCCGACGAAATCAATCGCGCGCCAGCCAAGGTGCAATCGGCATTGCTGGAGGCGATGCAGGAACGCCAGGTCACGCTAGGAGGCGACACGATGCCGCTGCCGTCTCCGTTCCTCGTGCTCGCGACAGAAAATCCCATCGACCAGGAAGGCACATATCCGTTGCCCGAAGCGCAGGTGGACCGTTTCATGTTCAATGTGGTGCTGGATTATCCGTCGTTCGATGAAGAGCGAAGAATTCTCGACCGCATGGCGTTCACGGCGCCGGAAACCCAGATTAAACCCGTCGTCACTGCCGCCGAGATTTTGCAAACGCGCAAGGTCGTGGATCAAATCCACGTGGACGAGAAGGTGCGCGATTACATCGTGCATCTGGTGTTCGCCACGCGCCGACCGGAGCAATACAAGCTGGACGTGAAACATTTCATCCAGTTCGGCGCGTCACCGCGCGCGACGATTTACCTGACACTGGCCGCCAAGGCGTGGGCGTTGTTGCAGGGCCGCGCTTATGTCACACCCGAAGACGTGAAGAGCATCGGCCCGGATGTGTTGCGGCATCGCATCATCCTCACCTACGAAGCCGAGGCGCAGGCGGTGACAAGTGACGCTATCATCAACAAAGTTTTCAACACCGTGCCCGTGCCGTAA
- a CDS encoding DUF58 domain-containing protein, with product MTVTELLESVRRVEVRTNRIVNDMMVGAYLSHFRGRGMDFEELREYMPGDDVRDIDWNVTNRMGRPFVKRFREERELTMVLALDISASSAFGSLRRSKREFAAEIAATLAISATRSRDKVALLLFTNQIELFLPPRKGRRHILRVIREMLFHEPNQRGTDIPAALTFLNHVVRRRAMVFLLTDFLHSYGDAQRWSSRFSVLPDKLKLELQPQRDVIQELGLTNSRHDLVCLHLHDPRESSLPDAGLLTIEDAETGELLEIDSARSTVRERFARTNADRLAELDRALNRAGVETLRFNTAEPFAQTLQSFFELRRGRRRG from the coding sequence ATGACAGTCACCGAACTGCTTGAATCCGTCCGCCGCGTGGAGGTGCGCACCAACCGCATCGTGAACGACATGATGGTCGGCGCTTACCTCAGCCATTTCAGGGGCCGCGGCATGGACTTCGAGGAACTGCGCGAATACATGCCCGGCGACGACGTGCGCGACATTGACTGGAACGTCACCAATCGCATGGGGCGGCCGTTCGTGAAGCGTTTCCGCGAGGAACGCGAACTCACGATGGTGCTCGCGCTGGACATCTCGGCGTCGTCGGCGTTCGGATCATTGCGCCGCAGCAAGCGGGAATTCGCCGCCGAGATCGCCGCCACGCTCGCCATCTCAGCCACGCGCAGCAGGGACAAAGTCGCGCTGCTGCTGTTCACGAACCAGATCGAATTGTTCCTGCCGCCGCGCAAGGGACGTCGCCACATACTCCGGGTGATCCGGGAAATGCTTTTCCACGAGCCGAACCAGCGCGGCACAGATATTCCGGCGGCACTGACCTTTTTGAATCACGTCGTCCGTCGCCGCGCCATGGTTTTTCTGCTGACGGATTTCTTGCATAGCTACGGCGATGCGCAGCGTTGGAGTTCACGCTTTAGCGTGCTTCCGGACAAGCTGAAGCTTGAACTCCAACCCCAGCGCGACGTGATTCAGGAGTTGGGCCTCACTAACTCGCGGCACGATCTCGTGTGTCTGCACCTGCACGACCCACGCGAAAGCTCGTTACCCGACGCCGGCCTGTTGACCATTGAAGACGCGGAGACGGGCGAGTTGTTGGAAATTGATTCCGCCCGATCCACGGTGCGCGAACGGTTCGCGCGCACGAACGCCGACCGCCTGGCGGAACTGGATCGCGCGTTGAATCGCGCCGGAGTCGAGACGCTACGCTTCAACACCGCCGAACCGTTTGCTCAAACACTGCAAAGTTTCTTTGAGCTGCGACGAGGGAGGAGAAGGGGATGA
- a CDS encoding VWA domain-containing protein, whose translation MSESFQFQYPWVLALLALLPVYALFVGSAGKLSALRFPGAEIARAAGVAARAAAGRLLLFLRLLTVALLIVALAGPRFANDRTETQVSGVDIMLVLDLSWSMMALDMGKPGERVSRFDIASSVIEDFIRRRPNDRIGLIAFSAVPYVVSPLTLNHDWLARGLNRLHVGIIRELGTAIGDAAAAAAKRLKSVKDSKSRIIILLTDGDNNKGEIDPVPAAQLAAALGAKIYTIGIGIEEPCQLPKFNPATGKLELDPNGNAIPTLTLQPANYTVLDKMAKLARGRSYRAKNRSELQNIYDEIDQLERTEVKLRRFTTYTPLFQWPLLVALGLFGLELALANTRMRRVP comes from the coding sequence GTGAGCGAGAGCTTCCAGTTTCAATATCCGTGGGTGCTGGCGTTGCTGGCGTTGTTGCCGGTTTATGCTTTGTTTGTCGGGAGCGCGGGCAAATTGTCGGCGCTGCGATTTCCGGGCGCGGAGATTGCCCGGGCGGCGGGTGTGGCGGCGCGTGCGGCGGCCGGGCGCTTATTGTTGTTTCTCCGATTGCTAACGGTGGCTTTGCTCATTGTCGCGCTGGCTGGACCGCGTTTTGCGAACGACCGCACCGAAACGCAGGTCAGCGGCGTGGACATCATGCTGGTGCTCGATTTGTCGTGGTCCATGATGGCGCTCGACATGGGCAAGCCGGGCGAGCGCGTGTCACGCTTTGACATTGCATCGTCCGTGATCGAGGACTTCATTCGTCGTCGGCCCAATGATCGCATCGGGTTGATCGCTTTTTCCGCCGTGCCGTATGTGGTCAGCCCGCTGACGCTCAATCACGACTGGCTGGCGCGGGGGTTGAATCGGTTGCATGTGGGAATCATTCGCGAACTCGGCACTGCCATCGGCGACGCCGCTGCCGCAGCGGCCAAGCGGCTCAAATCCGTGAAGGACAGCAAGAGCCGCATTATCATCCTGCTGACCGACGGCGACAACAACAAAGGCGAGATTGATCCCGTGCCCGCCGCGCAACTCGCCGCTGCGTTGGGGGCAAAGATTTACACCATCGGCATCGGAATTGAAGAGCCGTGTCAGTTGCCCAAGTTCAATCCCGCCACGGGAAAACTGGAACTCGATCCGAACGGCAACGCAATTCCGACGCTCACCTTGCAACCCGCCAACTACACGGTGCTCGACAAAATGGCGAAACTTGCTCGCGGGCGATCTTATCGGGCCAAAAACCGGAGCGAGCTGCAAAACATCTACGACGAAATTGATCAGCTTGAACGCACGGAGGTGAAGCTGCGACGCTTCACAACTTACACGCCACTGTTCCAATGGCCGCTGCTGGTGGCACTGGGATTGTTCGGGCTGGAACTGGCGCTGGCCAACACCAGAATGCGGAGGGTACCGTGA
- a CDS encoding VWA domain-containing protein, which yields MNFALPQLAEPRWLWLAVLGPLSLVALHRYSAWARRRQLAQLAAPKFLGDLTRSHSPARRAFKHAVLVLAMAGIGLALARPQWGEQENAGQSLGEDIMFVVDCSQSMLAADVTPNRLQRAKLAILDFVQRRGRGRVGLVAFAGQAFLQCPLTFDYGAFEDALTALDEKTIPVPGTDIGRALNEAFQGMEKLDRRKVMVLITDGEDLEKGGIRAAQDLATNGVVVFTLGVGTPAGAQIQVLNEQGKPAFLRDSKGAIVRSRLDEATLRAVAQATRGSYHPLGPVGEGLIEVSSAIETMDVRGDSARARRFAIERFHVPVAAVLLLVVMESLIGTRRRALTKVVSAGLALAFAAFGPNSFAESSADRSVAQGLADAKQTIPVTPLAPWNTWLQADAAARVVYSTGREFFNAGTRKLKDEQWRDAEPLFESALASQKENLQPPTLYNLGLARFALGVDELKKSPAGKATAAKAQATALAADGAVQAATEALASQDLQKMLAAYRRGRGVRRELKAATAAVRRAMEVHGNVLAKWQRASGDFKSAVELKNDYADARHNADVVDRHIAKLVDSLRELQSAKMCLAQKSGALGEALKALKGKLPAPDGSPGPGEDEDDEPFGPKPGTQEPPGREGQEMKISPEQAGQLLDGFKLGGDARLPIAQGIEGRPKDRTGRTW from the coding sequence ATGAACTTCGCCCTACCTCAACTCGCCGAACCACGCTGGCTCTGGCTCGCGGTGCTCGGCCCTTTGTCGCTTGTGGCATTGCATCGTTACTCGGCCTGGGCGCGACGGCGGCAGCTTGCGCAACTGGCCGCGCCGAAATTCCTCGGTGACCTGACGCGGTCGCACAGTCCGGCGCGACGCGCGTTCAAGCACGCAGTGCTCGTGCTGGCCATGGCGGGCATCGGATTGGCGCTCGCACGACCGCAATGGGGCGAACAGGAAAACGCCGGACAATCGCTCGGCGAGGACATCATGTTCGTGGTGGATTGTTCACAGAGCATGTTGGCGGCGGACGTGACGCCGAATCGGCTGCAGCGCGCGAAGCTGGCCATTCTGGATTTCGTGCAGCGCCGAGGGCGCGGGCGTGTCGGGCTGGTGGCATTCGCAGGGCAGGCATTCCTGCAATGCCCGCTGACGTTTGATTACGGCGCGTTCGAGGACGCGCTGACTGCATTGGACGAGAAAACGATTCCGGTGCCGGGCACGGACATTGGACGCGCACTGAACGAGGCGTTTCAGGGAATGGAAAAGCTCGATCGCCGCAAGGTGATGGTGCTGATCACAGACGGCGAGGATTTGGAGAAGGGCGGCATCCGTGCGGCACAAGACCTCGCAACCAACGGCGTCGTGGTATTCACGCTCGGCGTCGGCACTCCGGCGGGCGCGCAAATCCAGGTCTTGAACGAGCAAGGCAAGCCCGCGTTCCTCCGCGACTCAAAGGGCGCGATTGTGCGCAGCCGTTTGGATGAAGCGACGCTGCGGGCAGTTGCCCAAGCCACGCGAGGAAGCTATCATCCGCTTGGACCGGTGGGCGAAGGATTGATCGAAGTGAGTTCGGCGATTGAAACAATGGACGTGAGGGGAGATTCGGCGCGAGCGCGGCGATTTGCCATCGAGCGGTTTCATGTTCCAGTTGCGGCGGTGCTGTTGTTGGTCGTGATGGAATCGTTGATCGGAACCCGGAGACGTGCATTGACGAAAGTGGTTTCGGCTGGCCTGGCATTGGCGTTTGCCGCGTTCGGACCAAATTCATTTGCCGAATCGAGCGCCGATCGATCAGTCGCGCAGGGGTTGGCGGACGCGAAACAAACGATTCCGGTTACGCCGCTTGCCCCGTGGAATACCTGGCTCCAAGCTGACGCCGCTGCGCGAGTTGTTTATTCCACGGGGCGCGAGTTCTTCAATGCGGGCACTCGCAAGCTGAAGGACGAGCAATGGCGCGATGCAGAGCCGTTGTTTGAATCGGCCCTGGCGAGCCAGAAGGAAAATCTCCAACCGCCGACGCTTTACAACCTCGGCCTCGCGCGTTTTGCGCTGGGCGTGGACGAGTTGAAAAAATCTCCCGCCGGTAAAGCGACCGCTGCGAAGGCGCAGGCGACGGCGCTCGCCGCCGACGGAGCGGTTCAAGCGGCGACCGAGGCGCTGGCAAGCCAGGATTTGCAGAAGATGCTGGCAGCGTATCGGCGCGGACGAGGCGTGCGTCGGGAACTCAAGGCCGCAACTGCCGCGGTTCGGCGCGCAATGGAAGTGCATGGGAACGTTCTGGCGAAATGGCAGCGCGCTTCGGGAGATTTCAAAAGCGCGGTCGAGTTGAAGAACGATTACGCCGATGCCCGGCATAACGCCGATGTCGTGGATCGCCACATCGCTAAACTCGTGGATAGTTTGCGTGAATTGCAATCTGCGAAGATGTGCCTTGCCCAGAAGAGTGGTGCATTGGGCGAGGCATTGAAGGCGCTTAAGGGCAAGCTGCCGGCCCCGGACGGAAGTCCTGGGCCGGGTGAGGACGAGGACGATGAGCCATTCGGACCAAAGCCGGGAACACAGGAACCGCCCGGACGTGAAGGCCAGGAGATGAAGATTTCACCAGAGCAGGCGGGGCAACTGCTCGACGGTTTCAAATTGGGCGGCGATGCGCGACTTCCGATCGCTCAGGGAATTGAGGGCAGGCCGAAAGACCGAACGGGGCGAACCTGGTAA
- a CDS encoding BatD family protein — MQNEECKMPGRRTRAIFIFHFSFFIFHCAGAQLSNAPDPLITLMQSQPPIITAAPTQVVARFDPPLVRVGEEATYRVALDALLDSIDWPDKTPASGGLQLHPSARGQTFRVFGQTLRPFSAFNFRARSEQPGTFTIPAFTVQAYGRPVRIPAAQLQVVATNTIGSMTSPRLALQILATNIFVGQSVKVRVTVAGMPPGVVQGLSQMEIREDGVMMDRSLTRQRIETRTVNGTNIATLIYETEIIPITVGELPLAAQGFLSDNLFGGSITITGSVTVATLPPTLTLVDSDPVTVRVRPLPRKGELPGFNGAIGSFAIDPPTLASNAVRAGDPVKLIVTIRGQGNLTRLLPPTPPQSGGWQLFAASSDNAIPQLIQARGFATFIFTLIPTSVDVRGTPPMPFSYFDPDRAVYADLTIPSVPLTAKPSQQPTDTQAVAQAEAPPARREKELRLSELATKPGATTVSLVPLPLRKWFPFLQIAPVLGFLALWGWDRRRRFLERHPDIVVRRRARRELRRARRQLRNAISQSDAAGIASCGVKAMRVAVAPHFPAEPRALVGADVLSLLSEKDQKGRAGATVRELFDKADAARFSTKPAASSDLLAGQTEIERVLDQLEEKL, encoded by the coding sequence ATGCAAAATGAAGAATGCAAAATGCCGGGCCGGAGGACCCGCGCTATTTTCATTTTTCATTTTTCATTTTTCATTTTTCATTGCGCTGGCGCGCAGCTTTCCAACGCGCCTGACCCGTTGATCACGCTGATGCAGTCACAACCTCCGATCATCACCGCGGCACCGACGCAAGTGGTGGCCAGGTTCGACCCCCCGCTTGTTCGGGTGGGCGAAGAAGCCACGTACCGCGTGGCTTTGGACGCGCTGCTCGACTCCATCGACTGGCCTGACAAAACGCCGGCCTCAGGTGGATTACAACTGCATCCGAGCGCGCGGGGACAGACCTTTCGAGTGTTCGGCCAAACTCTGCGACCGTTCAGCGCCTTCAATTTTCGCGCGAGGAGCGAGCAGCCCGGCACGTTTACGATTCCGGCATTTACAGTTCAAGCCTATGGCCGGCCGGTTCGCATTCCCGCCGCCCAATTGCAGGTCGTGGCCACAAATACGATCGGTTCAATGACCTCACCCCGGCTCGCATTGCAAATCCTGGCCACCAACATCTTCGTCGGGCAATCGGTGAAAGTGCGCGTGACGGTAGCCGGCATGCCGCCGGGTGTGGTTCAGGGTTTGTCGCAAATGGAGATCAGGGAGGACGGGGTCATGATGGATCGAAGCCTCACGCGGCAGCGCATTGAAACGCGAACGGTGAACGGCACAAACATCGCGACCTTGATTTACGAGACCGAGATCATTCCCATTACCGTCGGGGAACTTCCGCTCGCTGCGCAGGGTTTTCTGTCAGACAATTTGTTTGGTGGATCAATTACGATCACGGGTTCGGTCACCGTCGCCACTTTGCCGCCGACCTTGACGCTGGTTGACTCCGATCCGGTAACGGTGCGGGTTCGTCCGCTGCCGAGGAAGGGTGAACTGCCGGGATTCAACGGGGCCATCGGAAGTTTTGCCATCGACCCGCCGACGCTCGCCTCCAACGCTGTCCGGGCAGGCGACCCGGTCAAGCTGATCGTCACGATTCGCGGCCAGGGTAATCTCACCCGGTTGCTGCCACCCACGCCACCGCAGTCAGGAGGTTGGCAGCTTTTTGCCGCGAGCAGCGACAACGCAATCCCGCAACTGATCCAGGCGCGGGGCTTCGCCACATTCATCTTCACACTGATCCCGACCTCCGTGGACGTGCGTGGCACTCCCCCGATGCCGTTCAGCTACTTCGACCCCGACCGCGCCGTTTACGCAGACCTGACGATCCCGTCCGTGCCGCTGACAGCGAAGCCCAGTCAACAACCAACCGATACTCAGGCCGTAGCGCAAGCGGAGGCGCCGCCGGCGCGCCGTGAGAAGGAACTGCGCCTGAGCGAACTGGCGACCAAACCCGGCGCAACTACTGTTAGCCTTGTGCCGTTGCCGCTGCGAAAATGGTTTCCGTTTTTGCAAATCGCTCCCGTGCTGGGATTCCTGGCGCTGTGGGGATGGGATCGCCGGCGACGTTTTCTTGAACGGCATCCGGACATTGTGGTGCGGCGACGGGCGCGACGCGAATTGCGCCGGGCCAGACGCCAACTCCGAAACGCTATCAGCCAAAGTGACGCGGCAGGGATCGCGAGTTGCGGCGTGAAAGCAATGCGTGTGGCGGTGGCACCACACTTTCCGGCAGAACCGCGGGCCTTGGTTGGCGCGGATGTTTTGTCGTTGCTGAGCGAAAAGGATCAAAAAGGCCGGGCGGGCGCAACCGTCCGTGAACTGTTTGATAAAGCGGACGCGGCCCGATTCAGCACCAAGCCGGCAGCTTCGAGCGACCTGCTGGCTGGACAAACTGAAATCGAGCGCGTGCTCGACCAACTGGAGGAGAAGTTGTGA
- a CDS encoding MFS transporter: MPMTETAKIDKAQWLVLVAAFLGWMFDGLEMAIFPVVARPALQELLGTQADQQVGPWMGYITALFLMGAATGGLLFGWLGDKLGRVRAMVTSIITYSIFTGACYFAGAAWQFGLFRFFAALGMGGEWSLGVALVMECWPEDKRPLMAGVIGAAANFGYALIGLMTWIIPVKPDSWRWVMLAGAVPALLALWISLKVPESHRWKEAVKTRTTHPLAEVFGRNLWKTTLLAIAFASVALIGTWGSVQWLPLWADKMAGKALPQVKGITMFVMSVGAIIGCFIGPAIGARMGRRPAYFALCLGSLITCGVLFRAVSEFGAAFIVGAFLAGAFTAAFYGWLPLYLPELFPTRSRATGQGLCFNAGRILAAVGAITQGQLVTHYGGSYAQAGAVVTLIYALGLFLIWLAPETKGKPLPD; this comes from the coding sequence ATGCCAATGACTGAGACTGCAAAAATCGACAAAGCCCAGTGGCTGGTGTTGGTCGCGGCATTTTTAGGGTGGATGTTTGACGGTTTGGAGATGGCGATCTTCCCCGTCGTCGCGCGGCCCGCGTTGCAGGAATTGCTCGGCACCCAGGCCGACCAGCAGGTCGGCCCGTGGATGGGCTACATCACGGCCTTGTTCTTAATGGGCGCAGCGACCGGCGGGCTTCTCTTCGGCTGGCTCGGGGACAAGCTGGGTCGTGTGCGCGCGATGGTGACCAGCATCATCACGTATTCGATCTTTACCGGGGCGTGTTACTTTGCAGGCGCGGCGTGGCAGTTTGGGCTGTTTCGGTTCTTTGCGGCGTTGGGCATGGGTGGAGAGTGGTCGCTCGGAGTGGCGTTGGTGATGGAGTGTTGGCCGGAAGACAAGCGTCCGCTCATGGCCGGAGTCATCGGCGCGGCGGCGAACTTTGGTTACGCGCTGATCGGCCTGATGACCTGGATCATCCCGGTGAAGCCGGATTCGTGGCGCTGGGTGATGCTGGCGGGAGCGGTGCCGGCATTGCTCGCATTATGGATCAGTCTCAAAGTGCCGGAATCGCATCGCTGGAAGGAAGCGGTGAAGACCCGCACGACGCATCCGCTCGCCGAAGTTTTCGGGCGCAACCTGTGGAAGACGACGTTGCTGGCCATCGCTTTCGCGTCCGTGGCCTTGATCGGCACCTGGGGTTCGGTGCAATGGCTGCCGTTGTGGGCGGATAAAATGGCGGGCAAGGCGTTGCCACAAGTCAAAGGTATCACGATGTTCGTTATGTCGGTCGGCGCCATAATCGGTTGTTTCATTGGGCCGGCGATTGGCGCGCGGATGGGGCGGCGACCGGCGTATTTTGCGCTGTGTCTCGGTTCGCTGATCACCTGCGGTGTGCTGTTTCGCGCGGTAAGTGAATTCGGAGCCGCGTTCATCGTCGGCGCATTTTTGGCCGGCGCGTTTACGGCGGCGTTTTATGGCTGGCTCCCGTTGTATTTGCCGGAGTTGTTTCCCACGCGGTCGCGCGCGACGGGTCAGGGACTTTGCTTCAACGCGGGACGGATTCTTGCCGCCGTCGGCGCCATAACGCAAGGCCAGCTTGTGACGCATTACGGCGGCAGTTATGCGCAGGCGGGCGCGGTCGTGACGTTGATTTACGCGTTGGGTTTGTTCCTGATCTGGCTGGCGCCGGAGACCAAAGGAAAACCGCTGCCGGATTAA